A genomic stretch from Arenicella xantha includes:
- a CDS encoding LapA family protein: MKKILFFVLFLLFVVFALTLNLQNPGSITLKYYYFGEANVALSLVLIIPFVFGLLLGALLMSISVFRNKVAVGKTKRQLAKVEKEVESLRTLPLSESELKGATLPGES, from the coding sequence ATGAAAAAAATTTTATTCTTTGTCCTTTTTTTGCTCTTTGTTGTGTTTGCATTGACGCTTAATTTGCAGAATCCGGGTTCGATTACACTCAAGTACTATTACTTTGGAGAGGCGAATGTTGCTCTCTCTTTGGTGCTAATTATTCCATTTGTTTTTGGTTTATTGCTCGGTGCCTTACTAATGAGTATTTCGGTATTCCGCAATAAGGTTGCGGTCGGTAAAACTAAGCGACAACTCGCAAAAGTCGAGAAAGAGGTAGAAAGTTTGCGTACTTTGCCACTTTCGGAGTCAGAGCTCAAAGGGGCGACGCTGCCTGGCGAGTCGTAA
- a CDS encoding integration host factor subunit beta produces the protein MTRSELIETLVEKQPHLAHRDVELAVKAVLERMGNAFEEGDRIEIRGFGSFSLHYRPARVGRNPKTGESVSVEDKFSPHFKPGKELKERVDSVNS, from the coding sequence CTGGTAGAAAAACAGCCGCATCTGGCGCATCGAGATGTTGAGCTGGCGGTAAAAGCTGTACTTGAACGTATGGGTAATGCGTTTGAGGAAGGCGACAGAATAGAGATTCGAGGGTTTGGCAGTTTTTCACTGCACTACCGTCCTGCGCGTGTTGGACGTAATCCAAAAACTGGTGAGTCAGTGTCAGTGGAAGATAAGTTTTCACCGCATTTCAAGCCAGGCAAAGAGTTGAAAGAGCGTGTTGACTCGGTAAATTCTTAG
- a CDS encoding tetratricopeptide repeat protein: MLSQWSWAWPAIALAFLLGGLAASWYARRSGASRDVKVNAEYFKGLNYLLNEEPDKAIDVFIRALDVDDETVELHLALGGLFRRTGQVDRATRIHQNLIARTNLTENQRMQAVHELAQDYYRVGWLDRAENLFSELLESDDYRSLALAGLVSVYQQEKEWAKAIDALRKHRKKDRPAYAKQIAHYYCELAEVALKRGDYEDAGGWLRSARAERAAIGRVDYLLGELNFVQSDYRKALHYWARMRAEHAQLAHLVVGKIISAYQELGDDEALASYLKEDSNVPRDNLAFMQWHSALSQTLGEPAALELIFARVQAGGLSGPVSAYLLQAIKRHEVSTERRDGLLIELLTRAKSRKIEYTCVGCGFDTKAMYWFCPNCGRWESFH, from the coding sequence TTGTTAAGTCAATGGAGTTGGGCGTGGCCGGCGATAGCGTTGGCCTTTTTGTTGGGCGGTCTAGCGGCAAGTTGGTATGCCCGACGGTCTGGCGCGTCGCGTGACGTAAAGGTAAATGCTGAATACTTCAAAGGCCTAAATTATCTTCTTAACGAAGAGCCAGATAAAGCAATTGATGTTTTTATCAGGGCTCTCGATGTCGATGATGAAACCGTAGAGCTGCATTTAGCGCTCGGTGGTTTGTTTCGGCGGACGGGGCAGGTTGACCGTGCGACTCGGATTCATCAAAACTTGATCGCCCGTACCAATCTTACCGAGAATCAACGCATGCAGGCTGTGCATGAGCTTGCTCAGGACTATTACCGAGTCGGCTGGTTGGATCGGGCTGAGAATCTATTTTCCGAACTACTAGAGTCGGATGATTATCGATCGCTCGCGTTAGCTGGGCTAGTTTCGGTGTATCAGCAAGAGAAGGAATGGGCTAAAGCGATTGATGCTTTGCGTAAACATCGCAAGAAAGACCGACCTGCCTATGCAAAACAAATTGCCCATTATTATTGTGAGTTAGCTGAGGTGGCGTTAAAGCGAGGCGATTACGAAGATGCTGGCGGTTGGTTGCGCTCGGCTCGTGCTGAACGTGCTGCCATCGGGCGTGTTGACTACTTGCTTGGCGAGCTAAACTTTGTGCAGTCGGATTACCGCAAGGCACTGCATTATTGGGCACGAATGAGGGCTGAGCACGCGCAGCTCGCGCACCTGGTTGTTGGGAAAATTATTTCGGCCTATCAAGAACTGGGCGATGATGAAGCACTAGCGTCGTATCTTAAGGAAGATTCAAATGTGCCGCGTGATAATCTGGCATTTATGCAGTGGCATTCGGCGCTGAGTCAGACGCTTGGTGAACCCGCTGCACTAGAGCTAATTTTTGCGCGTGTTCAAGCTGGAGGCCTCAGCGGGCCGGTTAGCGCGTACCTATTGCAGGCAATTAAACGTCATGAAGTTTCGACCGAGCGCCGAGATGGACTATTGATTGAGTTGCTGACCCGAGCAAAAAGTCGCAAGATTGAGTATACTTGTGTTGGGTGCGGTTTCGATACAAAGGCCATGTATTGGTTTTGTCCAAACTGCGGGCGATGGGAGAGTTTTCATTGA
- the dapB gene encoding 4-hydroxy-tetrahydrodipicolinate reductase, translated as MLDVAIAGAAGRMGRTLIQAVNESANSGLRLTGAIHHPDSSMLGVDCGELAGVGTLGIPLVATLAEAKFDVLIDFSLVAPCLSNVRYCQENAKSMVIGTTGFDEQQKAQIASAGDTTPIVLAANMSVGMNLCFHLVKQMSEVLGDDSDIEIIETHHRHKVDSPSGTAMRLGEVIADSLGRDLTTCAVYGREGIAEPRARETIGFATVRAGDVVGDHTVLFASDGERVELTHKASSRMTFAKGAVRAASWLGNQPAGLYDMQDVLGLR; from the coding sequence TTGTTAGATGTTGCGATTGCTGGCGCTGCCGGCAGAATGGGGCGCACGCTTATTCAAGCTGTCAATGAAAGTGCTAATTCAGGCCTACGGTTGACCGGAGCGATACATCATCCCGACAGTTCAATGCTCGGGGTTGATTGTGGCGAGTTAGCGGGAGTGGGCACGCTCGGAATTCCATTGGTTGCGACGTTGGCCGAGGCTAAGTTTGACGTCTTGATTGATTTTTCCTTGGTTGCCCCCTGTTTATCAAATGTGCGCTATTGCCAAGAGAATGCTAAGAGCATGGTTATTGGTACTACTGGGTTTGACGAGCAGCAGAAGGCTCAAATTGCTAGTGCCGGTGACACTACGCCCATCGTGTTGGCAGCCAATATGAGTGTTGGCATGAATCTATGCTTTCATCTGGTTAAGCAGATGTCTGAGGTATTGGGCGATGATTCAGATATTGAGATTATCGAGACGCATCACCGCCATAAAGTTGACTCTCCTTCGGGCACGGCTATGCGTCTCGGCGAAGTGATTGCCGATTCATTAGGGCGAGATCTAACGACTTGCGCGGTATATGGGCGAGAAGGGATCGCTGAACCTCGGGCGCGGGAAACTATCGGTTTTGCCACGGTCAGAGCCGGCGATGTGGTAGGGGATCATACCGTTTTGTTCGCGAGTGACGGCGAGCGTGTTGAATTAACGCACAAGGCGTCTTCGCGAATGACCTTTGCTAAAGGTGCCGTTCGAGCGGCGAGTTGGCTGGGTAATCAGCCGGCTGGACTCTACGATATGCAAGATGTATTAGGTTTACGTTGA